From Streptomyces chrestomyceticus JCM 4735, one genomic window encodes:
- the corA gene encoding magnesium/cobalt transporter CorA gives MIVDCAIYQDGRRTQGPEDFSDALEAARAEGHSFLWLGLHEPTPEEFDHVSREFGLHPLAVEDALKAHQRPKLEVYDDSLFMVLKPITYDDAAGSVSASELMIFLGDSFVVVVRHGTASPLTAVRRRLEHEPDVLRHGPTAVLYAISDAVVDHYIEVATELQVDLEELEAEVFAPSRSDSGNTAAAIYAFKREVLEFRRATNPLVEPMLRLQNPGVPFVHDEARPFFRDVGDHLTRANESVEGLDRLLSDILSAHLAQMGVRQNDDMRKISAWAALAAVPTLIAGVYGMNFEHMPELKWSWGYYGILLLMVIIELSLYRLFKRRGWL, from the coding sequence GTGATCGTCGACTGCGCCATCTACCAGGACGGCCGCCGCACCCAGGGGCCGGAGGACTTCTCCGACGCCCTCGAAGCGGCGCGCGCCGAAGGTCACTCCTTCCTGTGGCTCGGGCTGCACGAGCCCACCCCGGAGGAGTTCGACCATGTCAGCAGGGAGTTCGGGCTGCACCCGCTCGCCGTGGAGGACGCGCTCAAGGCCCATCAGCGGCCGAAGCTGGAGGTGTACGACGACTCCCTGTTCATGGTGCTCAAACCGATCACCTACGACGACGCGGCGGGCTCGGTCTCGGCCAGCGAGCTGATGATCTTCCTCGGGGACTCCTTCGTCGTGGTCGTCCGGCACGGCACCGCCAGCCCGCTCACCGCCGTACGCCGCCGCCTGGAGCACGAGCCGGACGTCCTGCGGCACGGTCCCACCGCGGTGCTGTACGCGATCAGCGACGCGGTGGTCGACCACTACATCGAGGTGGCCACGGAACTCCAGGTGGACCTGGAGGAGTTGGAGGCGGAGGTGTTCGCGCCGTCCCGGTCGGACAGCGGCAACACCGCCGCCGCGATCTACGCGTTCAAGCGCGAGGTGCTGGAGTTCCGGCGGGCCACCAACCCGCTGGTGGAGCCGATGCTGCGGCTGCAGAACCCCGGTGTGCCCTTCGTGCACGACGAGGCGCGGCCGTTCTTCCGGGACGTCGGCGACCACCTCACCCGCGCCAACGAGTCGGTCGAGGGCCTGGACCGGCTGCTGTCCGACATCCTCAGCGCCCACCTGGCGCAGATGGGGGTGCGCCAGAACGACGACATGCGCAAGATCTCCGCCTGGGCGGCCCTGGCGGCCGTGCCGACGCTGATCGCGGGCGTCTACGGCATGAACTTCGAGCACATGCCCGAACTGAAGTGGTCCTGGGGCTACTACGGCATCCTGCTGCTGATGGTGATCATCGAGCTGTCGCTGTACCGCCTCTTCAAACGCCGCGGCTGGCTGTGA
- a CDS encoding histidine phosphatase family protein, whose product MPTLILVRHGRSTANTSGLLAGRTPGVTLDERGAAQAAALPGRLADLPLAAAVSSPLERCLETVQPLLDARPGLPLHVEDRINECDYGDWSGRKLAELNDEPLMEVVQQHPSAAAFPGGESMRAMQARAMDAVRDWNARIEAEHGPEAVYAMCSHGDIIKSLVAEALGLHFDLFQRISVEPCSLTAIRWTRLRPYLVRLGDTGHFGGLAPRADGSTAADDRDAAVGGGAGGA is encoded by the coding sequence ATGCCCACGCTGATCCTGGTGCGGCACGGCCGCTCCACCGCCAACACGTCCGGCCTGCTCGCCGGGCGTACTCCCGGGGTGACCCTCGACGAGCGGGGCGCCGCCCAGGCCGCCGCGCTCCCCGGCCGCCTCGCGGACCTGCCGCTCGCCGCCGCCGTCAGCAGTCCGCTGGAGCGTTGCCTGGAGACCGTGCAACCCCTCCTGGACGCCCGGCCCGGCCTGCCGCTGCATGTCGAGGACCGCATCAACGAGTGCGACTACGGTGACTGGTCGGGCCGCAAACTGGCCGAGCTCAACGACGAGCCGCTGATGGAGGTCGTCCAGCAGCACCCGTCCGCCGCCGCCTTCCCGGGCGGGGAGTCCATGCGGGCCATGCAGGCCCGCGCCATGGACGCGGTGCGCGACTGGAACGCCCGGATCGAGGCGGAGCACGGCCCCGAGGCGGTCTACGCGATGTGCTCGCACGGCGACATCATCAAGTCCCTCGTCGCCGAGGCCCTCGGCCTGCACTTCGACCTCTTCCAGCGGATCTCGGTCGAGCCCTGTTCGCTGACCGCGATCCGCTGGACCCGCCTGCGGCCCTACCTCGTACGCCTCGGCGACACCGGCCACTTCGGCGGGCTGGCGCCGCGGGCGGACGGCAGTACGGCGGCGGACGACCGGGACGCGGCCGTCGGCGGTGGCGCGGGCGGAGCGTGA
- a CDS encoding DUF3090 domain-containing protein — protein MSRQVFFYDAPDRFVAGTVGLPGRRSFFLQATASGRTTSVALEKTQVAALAERVDELLDEVVRRSGGNAPVPAVAPAELSDTAPLESPVEEEFRVGTMALAWDGDEQRMIIEAQALVELEADTDEDLAEAEERLLQDDENGPPMLRVRLTGTMARSFAKRALEVVNAGRPPCPLCSLPLDPEGHVCPRQNGYRRDA, from the coding sequence TTGTCCCGTCAGGTGTTCTTCTACGACGCGCCGGACCGCTTCGTGGCCGGTACGGTCGGGCTGCCTGGCCGCCGTAGCTTCTTCCTCCAGGCGACGGCTTCCGGCCGTACCACCAGTGTCGCCCTGGAGAAGACCCAGGTCGCCGCGCTCGCCGAGCGCGTCGACGAGCTGCTGGACGAGGTGGTGCGCCGCAGCGGCGGCAACGCGCCCGTCCCCGCGGTGGCCCCCGCCGAACTGTCCGACACCGCTCCGCTGGAATCGCCGGTCGAGGAGGAGTTCCGGGTCGGCACGATGGCGCTCGCCTGGGACGGCGACGAACAGCGCATGATCATCGAGGCCCAGGCACTGGTCGAGCTGGAGGCCGACACCGACGAGGATCTCGCCGAGGCCGAGGAGCGGCTGCTCCAGGACGACGAGAACGGCCCGCCGATGCTGCGCGTGCGCCTCACCGGCACGATGGCCCGCTCCTTCGCCAAGCGGGCCCTGGAAGTCGTCAACGCGGGGCGCCCGCCGTGCCCGCTGTGCAGCCTGCCGCTCGACCCGGAGGGACACGTATGCCCGCGTCAGAACGGATACCGGCGGGACGCGTGA
- a CDS encoding SCO1664 family protein, with protein sequence MSARATARPGRLTAEALTHGELTVRGQVREASNAVLYCTVTHGDISGTCVYKPVAGERPLWDFPDGTLAQREVAAYEVSRATGWDLVPTTVLRDGPYGQGMVQEWIEAAPEGAELLALVEGEEPGPGWKPVGFAEVGEGRTALLVHADDERLRRLAVLDAVINNGDRKGGHLLPAEGGRLYAIDHGVTFNAEDKLRTLLWGWAGEPLTEEAREVLGRLATELEEGAPLAARLAGLITAAELAALRARVADLLRTGVHPRPGGDWPPIPWPPV encoded by the coding sequence ATATCCGCCCGTGCCACGGCCCGCCCGGGGCGGCTGACCGCCGAGGCCCTCACCCACGGCGAGCTGACCGTACGCGGACAGGTTCGCGAGGCGTCCAACGCCGTCCTGTACTGCACGGTCACCCACGGGGACATCAGCGGCACCTGCGTCTACAAGCCCGTCGCCGGCGAGCGCCCGCTGTGGGACTTCCCCGACGGCACGCTCGCCCAGCGCGAGGTCGCCGCGTACGAGGTGTCCCGGGCCACCGGCTGGGACCTGGTCCCCACCACCGTGCTGCGCGACGGCCCGTACGGGCAGGGCATGGTCCAGGAGTGGATCGAGGCGGCGCCCGAGGGCGCGGAGCTGCTGGCGCTGGTCGAGGGGGAGGAGCCGGGGCCCGGCTGGAAACCGGTGGGTTTCGCCGAAGTGGGCGAAGGGCGTACGGCGCTTCTGGTACACGCCGACGACGAACGGCTGCGGCGCCTGGCCGTGCTGGACGCCGTCATCAACAACGGCGACCGCAAGGGCGGCCATCTGCTGCCCGCCGAGGGCGGCCGGCTCTACGCCATCGACCACGGTGTGACCTTCAACGCCGAGGACAAGCTGCGTACGCTCCTGTGGGGCTGGGCGGGTGAGCCGCTGACCGAGGAGGCCCGCGAGGTGCTGGGGCGGCTCGCCACGGAGCTGGAGGAAGGCGCTCCGCTCGCCGCCCGGCTCGCCGGACTGATCACCGCGGCCGAGCTGGCGGCGCTGCGCGCCCGGGTGGCGGACCTGCTGCGCACCGGCGTGCACCCGCGGCCCGGCGGGGACTGGCCGCCGATCCCCTGGCCGCCGGTCTGA
- the mshC gene encoding cysteine--1-D-myo-inosityl 2-amino-2-deoxy-alpha-D-glucopyranoside ligase, which produces MHAWPASEVPALPGQGRDLRIHDTATGGRVTLAPGPVARIYVCGITPYDATHMGHAATYNAFDLVQRVWLDTKRQVHYVQNVTDVDDPLLERALATGDDWTALAERETALFREDMTALRMLPPREYVGAVEAIPWIVPMVERLRDSGAAYELEGDIYFSVEADRHFGEVSRLDAEAMRVLSAERGGDPERPGKKNPLDPMLWMAARDGDPSWDGASLGRGRPGWHIECVAIALQYLGMGFDVQGGGSDLAFPHHEMGASHAQALTGEHPFAQAYVHAGMVALNGEKMSKSKGNLVFVSKVRRDGTDPAAIRLALLAHHYRADWEWTDAVLDEAVERLARWRAAVSRPDGPPADALLEEIRTALADDLDSPAALAAVDRWAAAQTADGGSDEGAPGLVSRAVDALLGVAL; this is translated from the coding sequence ATGCATGCATGGCCCGCTTCTGAGGTCCCCGCCCTGCCCGGCCAGGGCCGCGACCTGAGGATCCACGACACCGCGACCGGCGGACGGGTGACCCTCGCCCCCGGTCCCGTCGCCCGTATCTATGTCTGCGGCATCACGCCGTACGACGCCACCCACATGGGGCACGCGGCGACCTACAACGCGTTCGACCTGGTTCAGCGCGTGTGGCTCGACACGAAGCGCCAGGTGCACTACGTGCAGAACGTCACCGACGTCGACGACCCCCTCCTGGAGCGGGCCCTGGCCACCGGCGACGACTGGACCGCGCTCGCCGAGCGGGAGACCGCCCTGTTCCGCGAGGACATGACGGCCCTGCGGATGCTCCCGCCGCGCGAGTACGTGGGCGCCGTCGAGGCCATACCGTGGATCGTCCCGATGGTCGAGCGGCTGCGCGACAGCGGCGCCGCCTACGAGCTCGAAGGCGACATCTACTTCTCCGTCGAGGCCGACCGGCACTTCGGCGAGGTCTCCCGGCTCGACGCCGAGGCGATGCGGGTGCTGTCCGCCGAGCGCGGCGGCGACCCGGAGCGCCCCGGCAAGAAGAACCCGCTCGACCCGATGCTGTGGATGGCCGCCCGCGACGGTGACCCGAGCTGGGACGGCGCCTCGCTCGGGCGCGGCCGCCCGGGCTGGCACATCGAGTGCGTGGCCATCGCCCTGCAGTACCTCGGCATGGGCTTCGACGTGCAGGGTGGCGGCTCCGACCTCGCCTTCCCGCACCACGAGATGGGCGCCTCGCACGCCCAGGCCCTGACCGGCGAGCACCCCTTCGCCCAGGCATATGTGCACGCCGGCATGGTCGCCCTGAACGGCGAGAAGATGTCCAAGTCCAAGGGCAACCTGGTCTTCGTCTCCAAGGTGCGGCGCGACGGCACGGACCCGGCGGCGATCCGCCTGGCCCTGCTCGCGCACCACTACCGGGCCGACTGGGAGTGGACGGACGCGGTCCTGGACGAGGCCGTGGAGCGGCTGGCGCGCTGGCGCGCCGCGGTCTCCCGCCCGGACGGGCCGCCGGCCGACGCGCTGCTGGAGGAGATCCGTACGGCGCTGGCGGACGACCTGGACTCGCCGGCCGCGCTCGCCGCGGTCGACCGCTGGGCCGCCGCGCAGACCGCGGACGGCGGCAGCGACGAGGGCGCGCCCGGCCTCGTGTCGCGGGCCGTGGACGCCCTGCTCGGCGTCGCCCTGTGA
- a CDS encoding superoxide dismutase: MTRSLSRRRLLATAAALGAGAALGPLAAPARAGGRWPTTIPLPDGFRPEGIAIGPGPYAYFGSLADASVYRADLATGRGRLITGSLGTGRQAVGMKTDARGRLFVAGGPGALRVIDTRDGAVLASYRAGDGQNFVNDVILTRDAAYFTDSFRPELHVLPLGKNGELPGPDGLRTLPLTGEWVQGGDFTANGIEHTPDGTALLVVNDYAGALFRVDRRTGHARKVTHTGPRLVNGDGLLLLDQDLYVVQQAQNAVDVLRLNRIGSYGRAIARITDPRFQIPTTAAAWGDRIYLPNARFDVDPPLPTTTYTAVAVDRV, from the coding sequence ATGACACGTTCCCTGTCCCGCCGAAGACTGCTCGCCACCGCCGCCGCACTGGGCGCCGGCGCCGCACTCGGGCCCCTGGCCGCGCCGGCCCGCGCGGGCGGCCGGTGGCCCACCACGATCCCCCTGCCCGACGGGTTCCGCCCCGAGGGCATCGCCATCGGCCCCGGCCCGTACGCGTACTTCGGCTCCCTGGCCGACGCCTCGGTCTACCGCGCCGACCTGGCCACCGGCCGGGGACGGCTGATCACCGGCAGCCTCGGTACGGGCCGACAGGCCGTCGGCATGAAGACCGACGCCCGGGGGCGCCTGTTCGTCGCGGGCGGCCCGGGCGCGCTCCGCGTCATCGACACCCGCGACGGCGCCGTCCTGGCGTCCTACCGGGCCGGCGACGGACAGAACTTCGTCAACGACGTCATCCTCACCCGCGACGCCGCCTACTTCACCGACAGCTTCCGCCCCGAACTCCACGTCCTGCCCCTCGGCAAGAACGGCGAACTCCCCGGCCCCGACGGCCTCCGCACCCTGCCGCTGACCGGCGAGTGGGTCCAGGGCGGCGACTTCACGGCGAACGGCATCGAACACACCCCGGACGGCACGGCGCTGCTCGTCGTCAACGACTACGCGGGCGCCCTCTTCCGGGTCGACCGGCGCACCGGCCACGCCCGCAAGGTGACGCACACCGGCCCGCGGCTCGTGAACGGTGACGGACTGCTGCTCCTGGACCAGGACCTGTACGTCGTGCAGCAGGCCCAGAACGCCGTCGACGTGCTGCGCCTGAACCGCATCGGGTCGTACGGCCGGGCGATCGCCCGTATCACCGACCCGCGCTTCCAGATACCGACCACCGCCGCCGCCTGGGGCGACCGCATCTACCTGCCCAACGCGCGCTTCGACGTGGACCCGCCGCTGCCGACCACGACGTACACGGCGGTCGCGGTGGATCGCGTGTGA
- a CDS encoding serine hydrolase domain-containing protein, whose amino-acid sequence MRTRIRTVALTAALTITLVTGATAVPATAAPAPAEASCARPTASSPWTGLDTEALGRALRGLPDRDTTAALVRVGGQETWHGSAGVRSLRTGQGPLENARFRAGSTTKAVTSAIVLQLAAEHKIDLDGTVQHYLPGLLPATFEPITVRQLLTFTSGLRPGASLGAENAEGYENRFRTLTPRDVVAASVAKGPYRGPDEGPGKKQRYANIDYTVLGLLIEKVTGDTYAHQARNRIFRPAGMTHTSFPAGPDPRIHGPHHRGYQRLANGAVVDATDWNMSDRWAAGDMISTTADLEKFLVALFRGELVPQPLLDTEMFTVPDIEGARLSAGLERQDLGGGRVLWGKSGARPGYSTLFAADRNLCRTLVYSVNAVDAKAETMNPVAQRLVQATFAPGRR is encoded by the coding sequence TTGCGCACCCGCATCCGTACGGTCGCCCTGACCGCCGCCCTGACCATCACGCTCGTCACGGGGGCCACCGCGGTACCGGCGACCGCGGCGCCCGCACCGGCCGAGGCGTCCTGCGCGCGCCCGACGGCGTCCTCTCCATGGACTGGGCTGGACACCGAAGCGCTCGGACGAGCTCTCCGCGGACTCCCGGACAGGGACACGACCGCGGCCCTGGTACGCGTGGGCGGGCAGGAGACCTGGCACGGCAGCGCCGGGGTCCGCTCCTTGAGGACCGGCCAGGGCCCCCTGGAGAACGCCCGGTTCCGAGCGGGCTCGACCACCAAGGCGGTCACCTCGGCGATCGTGCTCCAGCTCGCCGCCGAGCACAAGATCGACCTGGACGGCACCGTACAGCACTACCTGCCCGGCCTGCTGCCCGCGACCTTCGAGCCGATCACCGTACGGCAGCTGCTGACCTTCACCAGCGGGCTGCGGCCGGGTGCGTCCCTCGGCGCGGAGAACGCCGAGGGGTACGAGAACCGCTTCCGGACCCTCACCCCGCGCGATGTCGTCGCGGCGTCCGTCGCCAAGGGCCCCTACCGGGGGCCGGACGAGGGGCCGGGCAAGAAGCAGCGATATGCCAACATCGACTACACCGTGCTCGGCCTGCTGATCGAGAAGGTCACCGGCGACACGTACGCGCACCAGGCGCGGAACCGGATCTTCCGCCCGGCCGGCATGACGCACACCTCGTTCCCCGCGGGACCCGACCCGCGCATCCACGGCCCGCACCACCGGGGCTACCAGCGCCTGGCGAACGGTGCGGTGGTGGACGCCACCGACTGGAACATGTCGGACCGCTGGGCGGCCGGAGACATGATCTCCACCACCGCTGACCTGGAGAAGTTCCTCGTCGCGCTGTTCCGGGGCGAGCTCGTGCCGCAACCGCTGCTGGACACGGAGATGTTCACCGTCCCCGACATCGAGGGCGCCCGGCTGAGCGCCGGACTCGAACGCCAGGATCTCGGCGGCGGCCGCGTCCTCTGGGGCAAGAGCGGTGCCCGCCCCGGCTACAGCACCCTCTTCGCCGCCGACCGGAACCTCTGCCGGACGCTCGTGTACTCCGTCAACGCGGTCGACGCCAAGGCCGAGACGATGAACCCGGTCGCCCAGCGCCTCGTCCAGGCCACCTTCGCGCCGGGCAGGCGCTGA
- a CDS encoding PAC2 family protein encodes MIELDGVPELIDPVMVAAFEGWNDAGDAASAAVAHLDREWKGEVFAALDAEDYYDFQVNRPTVWLDGGVRKITWPTTRLSVVRIADANGKGKPRDLVLVRGIEPSMRWRSFCNEILGFAHELGVEMLVVLGALLGDTPHTRPVPVSGVTSDPDLARTMDLEETRYEGPTGIVGILQEACTHAGVPAVSLWAAVPHYVSQPPNPKATLALLNRLEDLLDLRIPLGELSEDARAWQLGVDQLAAEDSEVAEYVQSLEEARDTADLPEASGEAIAREFERYLRRRDPQAGPGLATEGGVADGRDGSYLRDTASGRTRPPKPAAKEPKDAKDSKDAKEPRESRSPNGEPGSAAESTGPDTAEPEAGKPDTKGASEGGRGDDRTDDRVDGRADDSEE; translated from the coding sequence GTGATCGAGCTCGACGGAGTTCCCGAGCTGATCGACCCGGTCATGGTGGCCGCGTTCGAGGGCTGGAACGACGCCGGCGACGCCGCCTCCGCCGCGGTCGCGCATCTGGACCGGGAGTGGAAGGGGGAGGTGTTCGCCGCGCTGGACGCGGAGGACTACTACGACTTCCAGGTCAACCGCCCGACGGTCTGGCTGGACGGTGGCGTCCGCAAGATCACGTGGCCCACCACACGGCTGTCCGTCGTGCGGATCGCCGACGCGAACGGCAAGGGCAAGCCGCGCGACCTGGTGCTGGTGCGCGGCATCGAACCCAGCATGCGCTGGCGCTCGTTCTGCAACGAGATCCTGGGCTTCGCGCACGAGCTGGGCGTGGAGATGCTGGTGGTGCTGGGCGCGCTGCTCGGCGACACCCCGCACACCCGGCCGGTGCCGGTCAGCGGGGTCACCTCCGACCCGGACCTGGCCCGCACGATGGACCTGGAGGAGACCCGGTACGAGGGCCCCACCGGCATCGTCGGCATCCTCCAGGAGGCGTGCACCCACGCGGGCGTCCCGGCGGTCAGCCTGTGGGCGGCGGTGCCGCACTACGTCTCGCAGCCGCCGAACCCGAAGGCGACCCTGGCCCTGCTCAACCGCCTGGAGGACCTGCTCGACCTGCGTATCCCGCTGGGCGAGCTGAGCGAGGACGCGCGCGCCTGGCAGTTGGGCGTGGACCAACTGGCGGCGGAGGACAGCGAGGTCGCCGAGTACGTCCAGTCGCTGGAGGAGGCGCGGGACACCGCCGACCTCCCGGAGGCGTCGGGCGAGGCCATCGCCCGCGAGTTCGAACGCTATCTGCGGCGCCGCGACCCGCAGGCCGGGCCCGGCCTGGCGACCGAGGGCGGGGTGGCCGACGGCCGCGACGGCTCGTACCTGCGGGACACGGCGAGCGGGCGCACCCGACCGCCGAAGCCGGCGGCCAAGGAGCCGAAGGACGCGAAGGATTCCAAGGACGCGAAGGAGCCGAGGGAGTCGAGGAGTCCGAACGGTGAGCCCGGGAGCGCGGCGGAGTCCACGGGTCCGGACACCGCGGAACCGGAGGCCGGGAAGCCGGACACCAAGGGGGCGTCGGAGGGCGGTCGCGGGGACGACAGGACGGACGACCGGGTGGACGGCCGGGCTGACGACTCCGAGGAGTGA